Proteins found in one Chlamydia pneumoniae TW-183 genomic segment:
- a CDS encoding tetratricopeptide repeat protein, with the protein MWLVILWALAASLAIALVAKGYYRFVYFRRYAVQVIREVRLSMELKEWALAEQQLLPILKKRSYRRQCLFEYMRILRKMQRFEESEKLLAEAKKLGLRGPYFFLEIAYKAYRFGAFKECAQAFASVPQDLFEEEDAAKYASALVRLGDLDAACSLIEPWISPLSHQETFVTMGHIYFTSKRYKDAIDFYNRANALGVCPVEVTYNLAQAYRITSSYAKAGKLFRKLLSNPVYKEEALFNIGLCEQKLGRPGKALLIYQSSDLWSRGDALLMKYAAMAAMDQRDYVLAEPCWELALRCSTFAKDYKCGLGYGFSLCRLRKYGDAERVYCNLIQNFPECLTACKALAWLCGVGYATLLGSEEGLMYAKKAVELDHSCETLELLSACEARCGNFDAAYEIQSFLSSRDTSLQEKQRRSQILRILRKKLPLNDHHIVEVDALLAA; encoded by the coding sequence ATGTGGTTAGTCATCTTGTGGGCTCTAGCTGCAAGTTTAGCAATAGCGCTGGTCGCTAAAGGTTATTACCGCTTTGTTTATTTTCGTCGCTATGCTGTGCAAGTTATACGAGAAGTACGCCTAAGTATGGAGCTCAAAGAATGGGCGCTTGCAGAACAGCAACTCCTACCTATTTTAAAAAAACGGTCGTATCGACGGCAGTGTTTATTTGAATATATGCGCATTCTACGCAAGATGCAGCGTTTCGAGGAATCCGAGAAACTGCTTGCCGAAGCGAAGAAATTGGGATTGCGCGGTCCCTATTTTTTCTTAGAAATTGCCTATAAAGCCTACAGGTTTGGGGCTTTTAAAGAATGTGCACAGGCGTTTGCTTCCGTTCCTCAAGATTTGTTTGAAGAAGAAGACGCTGCAAAATATGCTTCAGCTCTGGTGCGGTTAGGCGATTTAGATGCTGCCTGCAGTTTGATTGAACCATGGATTTCTCCCCTATCTCACCAAGAAACTTTTGTGACTATGGGGCACATTTATTTCACTTCCAAGCGTTATAAAGATGCTATAGATTTTTATAATCGTGCGAATGCTTTGGGAGTCTGCCCTGTTGAGGTCACCTATAATTTAGCACAAGCGTATCGCATTACCTCAAGCTATGCAAAAGCAGGCAAATTATTCCGCAAACTCTTATCAAATCCTGTCTACAAAGAAGAAGCTTTATTTAATATCGGGCTTTGTGAACAAAAGCTAGGCAGACCAGGGAAAGCTCTACTTATTTATCAGAGCAGTGATCTTTGGTCTCGTGGGGATGCCTTGCTGATGAAATATGCAGCTATGGCAGCTATGGATCAACGAGATTATGTATTAGCAGAGCCCTGCTGGGAATTGGCTTTGCGCTGTTCCACATTTGCTAAAGATTACAAATGCGGGCTAGGCTATGGCTTTAGCTTGTGTCGATTACGCAAGTATGGAGACGCAGAGCGTGTGTATTGTAATCTGATTCAAAATTTCCCTGAATGTTTAACAGCGTGCAAGGCTTTGGCTTGGCTTTGTGGAGTTGGGTATGCAACACTACTTGGTTCAGAAGAAGGCTTGATGTATGCGAAAAAGGCCGTAGAACTCGACCATAGTTGTGAAACTTTAGAGTTATTAAGTGCATGCGAAGCACGTTGTGGAAATTTTGATGCTGCTTATGAAATTCAATCGTTTCTTTCTTCTCGAGATACCTCTTTGCAGGAGAAACAACGACGTTCGCAGATTTTGCGAATTTTACGTAAAAAACTACCTCTCAACGATCATCATATTGTGGAAGTGGATGCTCTGCTTGCCGCTTAA
- the secA gene encoding preprotein translocase subunit SecA has product MLGFLKRFFGSSQERILKKFQKLVDKVNIYDEMLTPLSDDELRNKTAELKQRYQNGESLDSMLPEAYGVVKNVCRRLAGTPVEVSGYHQRWDMVPYDVQILGAIAMHKGFITEMQTGEGKTLTAVMPLYLNALTGKPVHLVTVNDYLAQRDCEWVGSVLRWLGLTTGVLVSGTLLEKRKKIYQCDVVYGTASEFGFDYLRDNSIATRLEEQVGRGYYFAIIDEVDSILIDEARTPLIISGPGEKHNPVYFELKEKVASLVYLQKELCSRIALEARRGLDSFLDVDILPKDKKVLEGISEFCRSLWLVSKGMPLNRVLRRVREHPDLRAMIDKWDVYYHAEQNKEESLERLSELYIIVDEHNNDFELTDKGMQQWVEYAGGSTEEFVMMDMGHEYALIENDETLSPADKINKKIAISEEDTLRKARAHGLRQLLRAQLLMERDVDYIVRDDQIVIIDEHTGRPQPGRRFSEGLHQAIEAKEHVTIRKESQTLATVTLQNFFRLYEKLAGMTGTAITESREFKEIYNLYVLQVPTFKPCLRIDHNDEFYMTEREKYHAIVNEIATIHGKGNPILVGTESVEVSEKLSRILRQNRIEHTVLNAKNHAQEAEIIAGAGKLGAVTVATNMAGRGTDIKLDNEAVIVGGLHVIGTTRHQSRRIDRQLRGRCARLGDPGAAKFFLSFEDRLMRLFASPKLNTLIRHFRPPEGEAMSDPMFNRLIETAQKRVEGRNYTIRKHTLEYDDVMNKQRQAIYAFRHDVLHAESVFDLAKEILCHVSLMVASLVMSDRQFKGWTLPNLEEWITSSFPIALNIEELRQLKDTDSIAEKIAAELIQEFQVRFDHMVEGLSKAGGEELDASAICRDVVRSVMVMHIDEQWRIHLVDMDLLRSEVGLRTVGQKDPLLEFKHESFLLFESLIRDIRITIARHLFRLELTVEPNPRVNNVIPTVATSFHNNVNYGPLELTVVTDSEDQD; this is encoded by the coding sequence ATGTTAGGTTTTCTTAAACGCTTCTTTGGTTCCTCTCAAGAGCGTATTCTAAAAAAATTTCAAAAACTTGTAGATAAAGTGAACATTTATGATGAAATGCTCACGCCTTTATCTGATGATGAATTGCGGAATAAGACTGCGGAATTAAAGCAGAGATATCAGAACGGAGAGTCTCTTGATAGCATGCTTCCTGAAGCTTATGGTGTCGTGAAAAACGTTTGTCGACGTTTAGCAGGCACCCCAGTCGAAGTCTCCGGATACCATCAAAGATGGGATATGGTTCCTTATGATGTGCAGATTCTAGGGGCCATTGCTATGCACAAGGGATTTATTACAGAGATGCAGACCGGGGAGGGGAAAACACTCACTGCAGTGATGCCTCTGTATTTAAATGCTTTAACAGGCAAGCCAGTGCATTTGGTTACTGTTAACGACTATCTTGCACAACGAGATTGTGAATGGGTAGGATCGGTACTGCGCTGGTTAGGACTTACAACGGGAGTTTTGGTTTCAGGAACTCTTTTAGAAAAGCGTAAGAAAATTTATCAATGTGATGTTGTCTATGGTACAGCATCTGAGTTTGGTTTTGATTATTTGAGAGATAATTCTATAGCTACTCGCCTTGAAGAGCAGGTAGGTAGAGGATATTACTTTGCTATCATTGATGAAGTCGACTCGATCTTAATAGATGAAGCTAGAACACCCTTAATTATCTCAGGTCCTGGAGAAAAACATAATCCAGTCTATTTTGAGCTTAAAGAAAAAGTCGCAAGTCTAGTGTATTTGCAAAAAGAGCTCTGCAGCCGTATCGCATTAGAAGCACGTCGCGGCTTAGATAGCTTTTTAGATGTTGATATTCTTCCTAAAGATAAAAAAGTTCTTGAAGGCATCTCTGAATTTTGCCGCAGCCTTTGGTTGGTAAGCAAAGGAATGCCTTTGAATCGTGTGTTACGTCGTGTACGTGAGCACCCAGATCTTCGTGCTATGATCGATAAATGGGATGTTTATTATCATGCTGAGCAGAATAAAGAAGAGAGCCTAGAGCGTCTTTCAGAGCTCTACATTATTGTTGATGAGCACAATAATGATTTTGAGCTTACAGATAAAGGAATGCAGCAGTGGGTTGAGTATGCTGGAGGCTCTACCGAAGAGTTCGTGATGATGGATATGGGGCATGAGTATGCTCTTATAGAAAATGATGAGACCCTATCACCTGCAGATAAGATCAATAAAAAAATTGCAATTTCTGAAGAAGACACCTTAAGAAAGGCTCGTGCTCACGGATTACGACAGTTATTACGAGCCCAACTTCTCATGGAGCGTGATGTAGATTATATTGTCCGCGACGATCAGATTGTGATTATCGATGAACATACAGGACGTCCTCAACCTGGACGACGTTTTTCTGAAGGCCTCCATCAAGCTATCGAAGCTAAAGAACACGTCACTATCCGTAAGGAATCTCAGACGCTTGCTACAGTCACGTTGCAAAATTTCTTCCGTCTATATGAAAAGCTTGCAGGGATGACCGGAACAGCAATTACGGAGTCTCGAGAGTTTAAAGAAATTTATAATCTTTATGTCCTCCAAGTACCCACGTTCAAGCCTTGCTTACGCATAGATCATAATGATGAATTTTATATGACAGAGCGTGAGAAGTACCACGCTATTGTTAATGAGATTGCGACTATTCATGGCAAGGGGAACCCTATTCTTGTTGGTACAGAATCTGTAGAGGTCTCTGAGAAGCTGTCTCGGATTTTGAGACAGAATCGGATAGAGCATACTGTATTGAATGCTAAGAATCATGCTCAAGAAGCAGAAATTATAGCAGGAGCAGGGAAATTAGGTGCTGTGACTGTAGCTACAAATATGGCTGGTCGAGGCACAGACATCAAACTAGATAATGAAGCTGTGATCGTAGGCGGTCTCCATGTGATCGGTACTACACGGCATCAATCCCGTCGAATTGATAGACAGTTGCGTGGGCGTTGTGCTCGTTTAGGAGACCCTGGCGCTGCGAAATTCTTTTTATCTTTTGAAGATCGGCTGATGCGACTATTCGCCTCCCCTAAATTGAATACCCTTATCCGTCATTTTCGTCCTCCAGAAGGAGAGGCGATGTCGGACCCTATGTTTAATAGACTCATAGAAACAGCACAGAAACGTGTCGAAGGGAGAAACTATACTATCCGTAAGCATACCTTAGAGTATGATGATGTCATGAATAAGCAGAGACAAGCGATATACGCTTTCCGCCATGATGTCTTACATGCGGAATCTGTTTTCGATCTTGCAAAAGAAATTCTATGCCATGTGTCTCTGATGGTAGCATCCTTAGTGATGAGTGATCGTCAGTTCAAAGGGTGGACATTGCCAAATCTTGAAGAATGGATAACCTCATCTTTCCCAATAGCCTTAAATATAGAAGAACTCAGACAGCTTAAAGATACAGATTCTATTGCTGAAAAGATCGCTGCTGAATTGATTCAAGAGTTTCAAGTACGCTTTGATCATATGGTAGAAGGGCTCTCCAAAGCTGGAGGGGAAGAATTGGATGCATCTGCTATTTGTAGAGATGTCGTTCGGTCTGTCATGGTCATGCATATTGATGAGCAGTGGCGGATTCATCTTGTAGATATGGACTTACTACGGAGTGAAGTTGGCCTACGTACTGTAGGGCAAAAAGATCCTTTGTTAGAATTTAAACACGAGTCTTTCTTACTGTTTGAGAGCTTGATTCGTGATATTCGTATTACGATTGCGCGGCATCTTTTCCGTCTTGAACTGACCGTAGAGCCTAATCCTCGTGTCAACAACGTGATTCCTACTGTAGCTACGTCTTTTCATAATAATGTGAATTACGGTCCGTTAGAGTTGACTGTAGTTACAGATTCTGAAGATCAAGATTAA
- a CDS encoding phosphatidylserine decarboxylase, protein MQKPQYIDRITKKKVIEPIFYEKTMLFLYNSKLGKKLSVFLSTHPIFSRIYGWLQRCSWTRRQIRPFMNRYKISEKELTKPVADFTSFNDFFTRKLKPEARPIVGGKEVFITPVDGRYLVYPNVSEFDKFIVKSKAFSLPKLLGDHELTKLYAHGSIVFARLAPFDYHRFHFPCDCLPQKTRCVNGALFSVHPLAVKDNFILFCENKRTVTVLETEQFGNVLYLEVGAMNVGSIVQTFSPNQTYAKGDEKGFFAFGGSTVILLFLPNAIRFDNDLLKNSRMGFETRCLMGQSLGRSQREEI, encoded by the coding sequence GTGCAGAAGCCCCAATATATTGATCGAATCACTAAAAAAAAAGTAATAGAACCTATATTTTATGAAAAAACAATGCTCTTCCTATACAACTCTAAGCTAGGGAAGAAGCTCTCAGTATTTCTATCAACACACCCCATCTTTTCTCGAATTTATGGCTGGCTTCAAAGGTGTTCGTGGACACGTCGGCAAATTCGCCCTTTCATGAATCGATATAAGATTTCTGAAAAAGAATTGACAAAGCCTGTTGCAGACTTCACCTCATTTAATGATTTTTTTACCCGGAAATTGAAACCCGAAGCACGCCCTATTGTTGGTGGGAAAGAGGTATTCATCACTCCTGTGGATGGACGTTACCTTGTGTATCCTAATGTTTCGGAATTCGATAAGTTTATTGTTAAATCAAAAGCGTTTTCATTACCCAAGCTTTTAGGAGACCATGAGTTAACAAAATTATACGCTCATGGCAGCATTGTTTTTGCCCGCCTTGCCCCCTTTGATTACCATCGATTCCATTTTCCCTGTGATTGCCTTCCTCAAAAGACACGTTGTGTGAATGGAGCGCTGTTCTCTGTCCATCCTTTAGCTGTTAAAGATAATTTCATTTTATTTTGTGAAAATAAACGGACGGTTACTGTACTCGAAACAGAGCAGTTCGGCAACGTCCTCTATTTAGAAGTTGGAGCTATGAATGTAGGCTCCATTGTACAAACATTTTCTCCGAACCAAACCTATGCTAAAGGTGACGAGAAGGGCTTTTTTGCTTTTGGCGGCTCTACAGTTATCTTGCTCTTTTTGCCTAACGCTATACGGTTCGATAACGATCTTTTGAAGAACTCACGTATGGGTTTTGAAACACGCTGCTTGATGGGGCAGTCATTAGGTAGATCTCAGAGAGAAGAAATTTAA
- the mnmE gene encoding tRNA uridine-5-carboxymethylaminomethyl(34) synthesis GTPase MnmE — MLKHDTIAAIATPPGEGSIAVVRLSGPQAIVIADRIFSGSVASFASHTIHLGQVIFEETLIDQALLLLMRSPRSFTGEDVVEFQCHGGFFACSQILDALIALGARPALPGEFSQRAFLNGKIDLVQAEAIQNLIVAENIDAFRIAQTHFQGNFSKKIQEIHTLIIEALAFLEVLADFPEEEQPDLLVPQEKIQNALHIVEDFISSFDEGQRLAQGTSLILAGKPNVGKSSLLNALLQKNRAIVTHIPGTTRDILEEQWLLQGKRIRLLDTAGQRTTDNDIEKEGIERALSAMEEADGILWVIDATQPLEDLPKILFTKPSFLLWNKADLTPPPFLDTSLPQFAISAKTGEGLTQVKQALIQWMQKQEAGKTSKVFLVSSRHHMILQEVARCLKEAQQNLYLQPPEIIALELREALHSIGMLSGKEVTESILGEIFSKFCIGK, encoded by the coding sequence ATGCTAAAGCACGATACCATTGCTGCCATTGCCACTCCTCCAGGGGAAGGAAGTATTGCTGTTGTACGACTCTCTGGCCCACAAGCGATTGTCATTGCCGATCGTATTTTTTCTGGATCTGTGGCTAGCTTTGCCTCCCATACGATACATCTTGGACAAGTCATTTTTGAAGAGACATTAATTGACCAAGCTCTTCTTCTTCTAATGCGCTCTCCTCGCTCCTTCACTGGAGAAGATGTAGTCGAATTTCAGTGTCATGGAGGATTTTTCGCTTGCTCCCAAATTTTAGACGCTTTGATTGCTTTAGGCGCCCGTCCTGCACTCCCTGGAGAGTTTTCTCAACGAGCGTTTCTAAATGGAAAAATTGACCTGGTTCAAGCAGAGGCAATCCAAAATCTCATTGTTGCGGAAAATATAGACGCCTTTCGGATTGCTCAAACGCATTTTCAAGGAAATTTTTCTAAGAAAATTCAAGAAATACATACTCTGATTATCGAAGCATTGGCGTTTTTGGAAGTCCTAGCCGACTTCCCTGAAGAAGAACAACCAGACCTCCTCGTCCCTCAAGAAAAAATTCAAAATGCTCTGCATATCGTGGAAGATTTTATTTCCAGTTTTGATGAGGGGCAGAGGCTTGCTCAGGGAACAAGTTTGATCCTTGCAGGGAAACCTAACGTAGGGAAATCCTCCCTACTCAATGCGCTTCTTCAGAAAAATCGGGCGATTGTAACACATATTCCTGGAACCACTCGTGATATCTTAGAGGAGCAGTGGCTCTTGCAAGGCAAACGCATCCGACTGCTAGACACAGCAGGACAAAGAACAACAGACAATGACATTGAAAAAGAGGGCATTGAACGAGCTCTTTCTGCTATGGAAGAAGCGGATGGGATCCTCTGGGTAATAGATGCGACGCAACCTCTAGAAGATCTTCCTAAAATTCTTTTTACAAAACCTTCATTCCTCCTATGGAATAAAGCTGACCTCACCCCTCCTCCATTCCTTGACACTTCGCTCCCTCAATTTGCGATCTCAGCAAAAACTGGTGAGGGACTTACTCAAGTGAAACAAGCTTTAATCCAATGGATGCAAAAACAAGAGGCTGGAAAAACCTCTAAAGTGTTTTTAGTTTCTTCTCGCCATCACATGATCTTACAAGAGGTGGCTCGCTGTCTGAAAGAAGCGCAGCAAAACCTCTATCTGCAACCTCCAGAAATCATTGCTTTGGAGTTAAGAGAGGCACTTCACTCGATTGGGATGCTTTCTGGCAAAGAAGTTACTGAAAGTATTTTAGGGGAAATTTTTAGTAAATTTTGCATTGGAAAATAG
- a CDS encoding endonuclease III domain-containing protein, whose translation MKQFILRTLNALFPNPKPSLEGWSSPFQLLIAILLSGNSTDKAVNSVTPQLFAKAPDAQSILDLPPGKLYQLIAPCGLGERKSAYIYQLSQILVRDFHGEPPNDMALLTQLPGVGRKTASVFLGIAYGKPTFPVDTHILRLAQRWKISEKKSPSAAEKDLARFFGHENTPKLHLQLIYYARQYCPALHHKIDNCPICSYLAKEANSTRT comes from the coding sequence ATGAAGCAATTTATTCTCAGAACACTCAACGCGCTATTTCCCAATCCAAAACCATCTTTAGAAGGGTGGTCCTCTCCCTTTCAACTACTTATTGCTATTCTCTTATCTGGGAATTCTACGGACAAAGCAGTAAATTCCGTGACACCACAACTCTTTGCAAAAGCCCCAGACGCCCAATCTATTTTAGATTTGCCTCCAGGGAAGCTATACCAGCTCATTGCCCCTTGTGGCCTTGGAGAGAGAAAGTCCGCCTATATTTATCAATTATCTCAAATTTTAGTGCGTGATTTTCATGGAGAACCCCCTAATGACATGGCTCTTCTCACACAACTTCCGGGAGTTGGCAGAAAAACCGCTTCTGTTTTTCTTGGGATAGCCTATGGAAAACCTACATTCCCTGTAGACACTCATATTTTGCGTTTAGCGCAGCGATGGAAAATTTCTGAAAAAAAAAGCCCCTCCGCTGCTGAAAAGGATCTGGCTCGCTTTTTTGGCCATGAGAACACACCGAAATTGCACTTGCAACTCATCTATTATGCACGACAGTATTGTCCTGCTTTACATCATAAAATTGACAATTGCCCTATATGTTCATATCTTGCAAAAGAAGCAAATAGTACCCGTACTTAG